Sequence from the Priestia megaterium genome:
TTCGATGCGCTCACAGTTTTTCTTAACTCTTGGATTAACCGCTGTGGTTCTTCTTTCATACTCGTTCATCAAAAAAACAAACAACAAGCGACCTGACGATCAATTTTCCGAATCAGAAAATATTGCAAAATAAAAAAGCCGCATCTGCGGCTTTTTTATTTTGCTTTTGATTATTTCTCAACCGATATGTCACGATGAAGATTTCGAAGCGGCTGAGGAGGGCAAATACGTCGCGTTGCGTAAGAAACGATAAAAATAGTTAACAACCCGCCTACCATCGCAAATGTACGAAACGGAAACATGACCACTCCGTCTTCAATCATCGGATACGGAAGCAGCGCTTTTAAATGAAGCAGTGGTTCTCCTCCACCGATTCGAAGAACAAGAGACACAATAAACCCAGCCAAAGATCCGTGCCAGTTAGCTCCTTTAAAGAATAAAGCACAAACCAACTGCGGAAAAAGTATGCAATACACGAGGTCCCCTGATAAATACCATAAAGAGTAGACACTCTCAGAGTTTAAAGCAATTAGAGTTGCTCCCGTTCCAATGATAATGATAGAACGTTTAATAACTTTATCTAACTGCGCCTGTGTCGCATTTGGTTTTACAATCGGACGATACACGTTCCAGGCTGCCATCCCCGAAGCTGAAAGTAACGAAGCCGCTACTGCAGCCATGACGGCAGCAGCTAGGCCTCCAAGCGCAATCGCTCCTACTAAATCAGGCGTTAGGTATTTAAATACATACGTTAAAATCATGGACGCGCTCTCAGGGCTTGACGCTCCAAATGAAGACCAGTCTGCACTATAACCTATCATTCCTATTAAAGTTGGAGGCAAGGCCGCTAACGCGCAAAAGATGCCGGCTGTAATAGATAGCCACATTGCTGCTTTTTCATTTTTAGCAGATAACACGCGCTGAAAATAAATTTGCCATGGAATACCACCAAAAATAAGTAAGAATGTGCTATCCCACCATTGCCAATATGTATTTCCCCATTTCGGATCTTCCCAGCCTTTTAATGGAGGAAATAAATGAAGAGAACCAGTCATGCCTTCTGAATAAGTAGAAAAAACGGCTCCCACCCCTCCCGTATTCGAAAATGCAAAGGGAAGCACCAGAAATAGGCCTAAAAACATAATAGAAAGCTGTAAGATATCGGTATG
This genomic interval carries:
- a CDS encoding sodium:solute symporter family protein, yielding MQNAKKPFRSDTQQARPEKSNETSDFSGKSNRNNRLLTPLWTTIIGFSIFMVVAFIYSLYNPDLYWPGLILMFIMYGVIYFIGARAAASKKGKSDDMLVAGRSMPLWISMFTMTATWVGGGYIAGTAETVYSSGLTWTQAPWCYSISLILGGIFFARKMRRFEFMTMLDPLESRFGKKMATVLYFPAILGELFWSAAILTALGTTFGVILGLSFSISIILSALIAIAYTVIGGLWAVAHTDILQLSIMFLGLFLVLPFAFSNTGGVGAVFSTYSEGMTGSLHLFPPLKGWEDPKWGNTYWQWWDSTFLLIFGGIPWQIYFQRVLSAKNEKAAMWLSITAGIFCALAALPPTLIGMIGYSADWSSFGASSPESASMILTYVFKYLTPDLVGAIALGGLAAAVMAAVAASLLSASGMAAWNVYRPIVKPNATQAQLDKVIKRSIIIIGTGATLIALNSESVYSLWYLSGDLVYCILFPQLVCALFFKGANWHGSLAGFIVSLVLRIGGGEPLLHLKALLPYPMIEDGVVMFPFRTFAMVGGLLTIFIVSYATRRICPPQPLRNLHRDISVEK